TCTGCTACCTCACCAATCAACCCatgttcatatatttaaaaaaggattaaatttcctcttttttacATTGAGaacttcagggttttttttttttagcttaaaaTCTCCAACATTTTCCATCAAGATTCACTGTGACAGGGAGAGATGTCTTACCTTCTTTGGGAGGCTTTTCTAATTTACACCATGGCACCAGGTACATGATCTCACTCTCCTGTTTATCCATTAGAGCCAAATTTGGAATGAGAAACTGCTCCTGCCATTTCTTATCTTTGGCCAATGCCTTCCGAACCTCAGTTCGATGAGCAAAATTATCtaggggaaagaaaaggagaaggaaagaggaagaaagaaagagagaaggaagggagggagggagggagggagggagggagggagggagggagggagggagagattcAGTTTAAAACTCTTGCactttttctgggttttgttccATTCATATATGCATTAAGTCCACATAAAGATACTGATGTATACCACTGGAGATAGCAACAcgtacatgtgtgtacatcttCATGTACATCTGTACATCTGCTTCCAAGTTGCTCATGGTACAAAGAGGAACTAAAACATAAACTAGTAATAGTGTCACAGAATGAGCTTTAGAGGCCTGCCACTGAGCAGGCATTTGTGTGATTTACCGAGCCATTGAATTTTTCTGGGCCTGGATCTTACTCTGTAAAATGGAGATGAATTAGCACCTACAGCATCCGCCTCTggtattattttgaattaaatgaCTTTgtacataaaagaaacaaaaagttaacTCAGTGCATGTCCTTATTAATTCAAATGTGCCATTTAAGTTATAGTACCAGTTTAGAAAAAGAATCTTTTTCTAGTGCTGGTGATGGGTGGTCAAGTCACaccttaaattaaattttacatcATGAAATAAGGTGGTACTTTCGTAGATTCCTCTTTGAATAAATATCTTATTTCAGAGAAATAATATCGAGTCTCATACTTTTCGCCAGccacctaagcactgccatgtgtagtCACAGTCATCTACAACTTGACTCGGCCCCAGCAAGACCACACTGCTGGATCACAGCACTGCACTGTTAGGTCCACACTGCTGGGTGAAGTATTGCAAGGAGTGGTCCCCGGGATACCTCCCAGGATATAGAAAAAAGTTCTGCTTTCCTTTACCATCTTAACCGACTTAGGTTTGTGTAGTCACGACTTTAAATGTTTAATAAGCCACTTACACGATAAGCAACACCAAAATACTTCTGAGAATATAATCTCATTCATATTTTTCTGATGTGAAGTTTGAGGTATATTTTCCCAATATCATATTTCTGTATGATAATTAAAGGCTCCAATCATAAATTGTTAATGGCTACTACAAAGAATTAAtcactgaattatttttgaattGCTTTTAACATTTTTACTAAATTTGCGTATAATTACAGTAAGCATAGATCCAAAAACCTGTTATATATCATCAGATGCAATGAACATTTATAATGAATACTTAATATGATGACTCATACCATATTTCCAAATATGAAATACTTTATTCAGCCTGCCTCCAAATTCGACACTCCAATATCCAATCAATTCAGAATGAGCAGTCCGAAGATGAacattattcttaaaattttccaaGAACTCATTCATCTTTGGGGGCTTAATATAATAGGTACGAAATTCATAGCATGTTCCATCACACTGTCTGGGGCCTGTAGCAAAAGATGAGCATACCTAAAGAAAGGGAAGTAAGTTTAAATATTAGGGGAAGTTAGGATTTCTAATAGCTTGCTACAACAACCAACTCTTAAGACCTGAAATAAAGGACACAGTATACTCACAATCTAAGTTCTTACATTTGTTGTCTCTTTCCATAGATATTTGACATATGGCAATAAACGTAAGTACTTGTATGTATTTAACATATATTAAGTAGCTTATCAGAGGATCACCACATTCACTTCATAAGGCCTGGTGGGTACTGTTTTAAACCAAGAGCTAGAATTAGGATTttagtgtcttttaaaaaatgttgtcaATATTGCCACTTCAGTCAATAGTTTATGTGTTAAGCATCTAAAAGAATTTTAGGGGGCACAGAAATAACTCAataggtagagcacatgctttgcatgtaggaggcccaggtttgacccatggcatcacaggagtgacccctgagcactgaggtgggGGTTGTTCCTCCCCAAGCGTCAACCAAGTGGGGtcctaaaaagtgaaaaaagaaaataaaagaacttgaCAAAATATACTGGTATGTGGCTGGCATGTTTGAAAAGGGTCTACCATCAGGAAATTCTTATTCTTTGATTCATGAAACAATAGGAATCGTGGGGCATGTCCTAAATCCAGTGAAGCTGACAACGGCTAAAACAGGACTGACGAGGCAACTAATGAAATAGGTAATAGAAAACTATGACTGATCCATTGTGTAGCAACGTGGCAATCTACTGTGAGAAtgctagaaaaaaggaaaatcaatagGATGGTCTGAATCATTAGTTTTTAATCACAAATGCAATCTGAAGGGTATTTAAGGCGCCCAATTATACCAGGTTGATGGAAATATCCCTGAATAACTATTAGTTCCTTTTGTAATAGTCATATGCTCATTAAGTTAATTCTAACTTCATTAGCCGGTGCATGTTTCCTAAAGTTGATTACACAGGAATGATCGATTAAAACAGTTTTAGTACTTACTAGGCTACGGATGAATTTTGATTAATAGCGACTAAAAATACTCTGGtaagttaaagaaaagaaataggcaTCTGTCTttgacatgtattttatttttggttaagGGGTTTTGGactctgggtcacatccaggtgttttcagggcttaccctggctctgtgctcaaaaactctccctgaaagtgctcaggggtactctgTGCTGAGCcctggattgaactggagttgaccatgtgcaaggcatgtgcctaaaCCCCTTGAAATATCTTCCCTGAGCATTCACATACATTTCATTGTTCATAGGGATCATTTATAAGTTTTGTATCTTGAGCTTATTCTATGATAActattgaattatatttttactcCCCAATTGACTGAGCTTGCCATCAAAATTGGGTACCACAGTCCCTATGTTTGGGAGACATTCTCTCTTGTGTGATTTACCAAATTCTAAAAAGGAATATTATGTCATAAAACTGCCCAGCTTCTATAGTTTaaggatattttatataaagcagAAATCAGAAGATGGCTAATGGGATAATTGTGATAATTACATTTTAAGTTAAGAGGGAATTTGTATGCAGAAAAAATATATGGTCATGACCGTATCTTAATTGTCTTTCCCAGGAGAAACAGCAGTGACAGAACTGTGTATGTTTGGGGGGCAAGTGATTTCTGTTATAGTCAGAAACTAGACCTAGAGAACAGAATCATGAGTGCGCCAAGCTCTCTTATCCTCCACCTGGGCTCGTGGAAGACAGCAGTTCCAATGCACATATTGGTCGACGTGTAATACAGTCGAAGTACGGAATAAAGATGTAAGGAACAGTTCTTGACCCTGCCCCTGTAGATCAGAAGAACAAAAACTACATTGTTAACCTCAGGGGCAAAAGGGACATTCATGGCTCTCCCTGAGTTCTCCTTACCAGTGAGTTCCTCCTCTCTAGAAAAAGTTACCTTCCATGTCTGTCGAAAATAAATGAAACGCCTGAACGCAGGAGGAAAAATAACTTCTAGGTTTAAATGCACAGCAGAGGCCAATTGCCTAGGTTGGGCTGAATCAGTTGTGTAGCTTTCCCAGTGAACGTCTGTCTGTTATCTATCATCTCGGTTTAGGAAGATCCACACCCTGCCTGGCTCTGGCGTGGGCAAAGCCTGTGGCGGATCCTCCACATCCTCACTCTGAGTCTGTGAATGGAGACTGCAAAATGCTCAAAAGTGCCTCATTTCATGGTCCGGTGAGGCAGTTACAGCGGGCACGGCTCAAACCTTAACACGCGtggatccaggttcgatcctgggcatcccacgaGTTCCCCTGCCAGAggccgaccaggagtgatccctgagctggcATAGGTCTGCTGACCTTCCAACTCGGGCTGGAGAGGGCAAGAGGAGCTCTGGCACAGGCCCCTTCGGGGAAGCGCCACCGCGCTGGACAAGCAGTCCAGCAGCGGGGGCAGGGTGCTGGCTAGGTGGAGGCTGGCATGCGGAAGGCCCAGAAGGGGCCTTTCCGCGCCTCTTTCTCTGCCCAGCAAGCGCTGCGGAGCGCCCTGGTGGCTGCAGATGATTGATAGACAGAGCGGCCGCGCCACCGAGCACAGCACTGTGTACTGGGAGTGGCCAGGCTTGTAACAATGAAACCTGTGCAGGGAGCGCGGTTCCGCCAGCGAGAACCTCCTGTTCTTCGGCCACATCTGCCGGTTAGGGAGGTCTCTGAGCAGCATCTGCGCCCCCCGGAACTGCACGCCTCGCCCCTGCAGCGTTCTTAGAGGCGGTCAGCgctgcggggcgggcggggaggcggAGGCGCCTGCAACCGCGTGGcacgccgcgccccgcccctgcccggagcccgagccccgagccccgagccccgTGCCCACCCGCGCTCCCTACCTGCGGGGTCGGGGGCGTCCGGGCGGCCAGAGCCCTCGCCAGGCTGCGTCGCAGGGCGAGCATGGCGCGGCCGTCGGGGAGTCGCTGTTGGGATCCTCGGTGCCACGGACGGGCCGCGCGTGAACCTGTGGACTCGGGCTCGGGGCGCGGCAGCGGCTCCGCCCCGGGAGGCCGCGGGGTCAGGCGGGCCCTGGCGCCAGGCGCGTTGTCGGAGAGCGGGACTGAACCGTCCGTGCCCGCGCTTGCCCCTAGCTCTGCCCCCAAACCCCGGAAGCGGCTTCAGGAGGATTTGCCTACTTCCTTCCTGGCCCACCTCGGAGCCCATCCCCCCTAGTCCAGCTGCACTGAGTGTTCTAAAGACGTGTAGACAATGCCCTGGTGCGTGTCCGTGGAGAGGCGAGGGTGGAAGTGCCCGTGGACGGATGTGCTTCAAAACTTTTGCATGCCAGGGTTTTTAGTTGGGGTCATTTTTGGAGCGCTAAAGACCAGAGCGCTCTTCCCTTTTCACCATTTGCTTTTTTGCTATCCACATTTCGATTTTATGATATTCCTACTAATGATTTGGATTACTCTTCATAGGAGCTTGTAGAAGTGGGGCCCGTGGGATAGGGAAAAGTTAGGAACTGACAGTTACAACAGAGTATGTGAAAGTTTTATGGGCCGCTGACCTACTTTGGCTCATTTAGAATCCGGGTACTACATGGGGTCCCGGCATCATTGGGTGACCCTGGTGCACCCAGAGTTTCAACCgggtcacctgagcacagcttgAAGTGCCCTTCCCgccaaataatataaaaaaataaatttaaacatactGTTGGAAGTTAAATCGTTTTGCttctaaaaaagcaaaatagcaaCTCTGATCTACTTTCCCAAATTATTTGCCCCCAGAATTCTTTCATTGATGCTCTATGAGCTGTGTCTTCTAAtgcttctttcccttttcttcttttttttctttttgggtcacacccagggatgcacaggggttactcctagctctgcactcagaaatcacacctggtggtgctcaggggaccataagggatagtgggaatcgaacccgggtcggccgcatgcaaggcaaacgtcctacccactgtgctattggctccagcccctctctttttcttaatttatagaAATGTTCTGGTTACGATTGTCCTGCAAGCTGTGTTTATCCGTATTACCCTCATATTCAGCTGTGATCTTGCCACCATTTGGCAATTAGTTCAGCGTGGAACTTCAACCCTGGAACTGTACAGTGAATGGCACACATTTTTCAGGTATGTGTTTGCCTCTTGTGCcctaagagagaaagaacagatcTAGGGTGTTTAGTTTGCAAGGGAACAAGGGAAGGTGTACTCAAGAATCTCACAGTGGAATGGATATTACCCTCTGTGACTTAAGACCCTACACAAACATTAATTGCAAAGAATAGTATTACCCCTCCTTAAATGCTGGTTAAAACCAACATTTGTCACATTTAGGATTTCTGTTATAACCGTCTTCTGCTCAACCTCATTAATTTTTGTGGCATGACTTGGTGATGATCTCGCAGTCACCTCACCTTGGGGCACTGCCAAAGACCTTGCACTCCATGCACTTCACTTTCACCATCCCCTCTCCTGTTCTTACtcattttattatgattatttttaaattaagtttactggtgcccgctcgagcaaatcaatgtacaaCTTTATGCTACAGtgaataaagttgttcacaataatttattacattcaatattctaacaccggACTGGACCtacccaccatcattattttgaattttcccaccattaccaaagcttggactggagtgacagcatagtgggtagggtgtttgccttgcatgcagccgacctgagttcgattcctccctccctcttggagagcctggcaagctactgagagtacctcatccgcatggcagagcctggcaagttacccatggcgtatttgatatgccccaaacagtaaaaagtctcacaatggaggcgtaactggtgcccgctcgagcaaaatcaatgaacaatgggaggacagtgctacagtgctaccaaagcctgccccaaagcagatactaaataatttatttggtattgctcgttgtgaataatccactaaaaatgatccaaaaaagtttccttagaagaaagcatgtgaagattattgtatcttaccctggagccattaagcccttatataagagattactaacatgttgttacagattgagccttttgtgctaatattttttttaaatcaagattggttaccttctacgtTACACCAaatcaaatgtagtgtgctactcttgatacaTCAGAGGTGTAGAGTGTAAGATATTGCAtagctgtgcactccaggaattctaaaattttaaatagggtgatagagctggaataaatttttaactcaatggtgactttgggatccagaggcatctctgtggcttgttgctctcttccaaaatGTATTTGTGAGTtactggatcatggctgttaatgagcttatatggcaccagatgcaatttgtgggtgtgactaccaggctcccagaagaacatggagatgggggaggtcacccattccctgCTCtatgagaacctggagattttggtcacaaaaccctcaCACCTGAGTTTtttagcagattcattctcatgcatgagatTTGTCCTGaacctgtggagattggctgtgagcgTGGAGGCAATTGGGTTCCGGGggcttttggctgctggggctctgctggtgGTGGATTCcctggatgagactcagcctggcatggagtctagaggcatctctgtgggttttgctctcttctgagatttatttgtctcATACTCATTTTAAATGTTCGTTGAATCTTGCTGCTTGTCACCATTTCCAGTGCATGAACATTGAATCCAGATCTTTTCTCAAGTCTGTCATCTGGCTTCTGCCTCTCTATCCTTTCATCCCCTTCATTCATCATATTCCAGCCACACTACTTCCTGTTGTTCCTTAAACACTGAAAGCACATTTCTTCTGAAGGATTTTGTGTTTACACTTTCTACTGAATTTGCTCATGTTATTATTCCTTCCCCAATATTTTCCCAAAtctttttaatcatttatatcTTGGAAGAAGTATCATCTCAGAAAAGAGTAGTATCCTTCTCCTTGCTTACTGTttctttattcaattatttatttctggCTAAGATACTGTTATTATCAAATTTCTCTACAAGAATGAAACTTCAATAAGGCAGAAActtggtctttttttaaaaaaaaatgtaaacccTAGACCCTCAAACATACAGAACAGTGTCTGGCACATAAGAGTTCCTTGGGGAATATTCGTTAAGTGAACACGTGGATGAATGATTTTACTGGTAGACTGAATTGATATCATTCAGTATAAGCCTTGTGGGATGGGGGATAATAGTTACTCTCCCGTGTTCTTTTCTCCATGTCTTATTTTGTATATAATTAGATTCAGGTCTCTTCCACTCCCTCATTAATTTCTATTAGGCCTATAGGCAGAGTTCTTGAATTAAGAGATTGTCAGAATCCGTTCATTAGAAGACACGTTGTACATTTCTCCAAGTCTAATTTGGAAACTCTTTTGAAGAGGAAATTCATCTAAATGAAGAATGTAGACAGTTCTCTGGGGTATGGTGCTGGATGACTGTGTATGacacaatgtttttttaaaaatttgttttagagcattacaaagctgttcataattgaattttagtcatacagtattccaacacccatccctccaccagtgtacatacaTTTCCCAGAActagtatccccaggttccctcccatcatccccaaacccccacccctttcctgccTCTTTGGTAGGcatgtttcctctctctctctctctctttctctctctctctctttctccttttgggcaatattgatacttaaaggttatgaagaatatcccttacctacttttaaccctcagatcttgtcgaGCATGATCAtccccagctattattgttattattgtcatagtggtgtCTTCTCTATCTTATGTACCCTcagtctcacacacacttgtggttaattccaaccattgacaagtCCTCCTAATCCCTATTTACCCTGgctatggatattagtcttctactatatatacatatatatgtgtgtgtgtttgtgtgtatatttatatctgtatctgtatcactgtcatcactgtcatcccattgttcatcgatttacttgagtgggcaccagtaacgtctccattatgaaacttgttgtcactgtttttggcatatcagatacgtcacggggagcttgccaggctctgtcgtgcgggagagatactcttggtagcttgctgggctctctgagcggggtggaggaatcaaacccaggtctgtcgtgtgcaaggcaaacaccctacccgctgtgctatcgctccagcccagtcattctatatctgtccctttccttcggactcatttcactcagcatgatactctccatgtccatccatttgtaggaaaatttcatgacttaatttttcctgacagcttcatagtattccattgtgtagatgtgccatagtttctttatccatttgttgaCACAGTCTGTTTTAATATTAGGCTATTCTTTTAAGGATGATAGGTTTTCCTTGGGTGATAGTAATTCCCAGTTTCTTCTTGTGATTTAAAGCCAAAGATGCTaataaagcaagcaaaaaacACTTGAAGTATTCATGAAACGCTTGAATTAGCCTATCTTTCCTAAGAGGTGACTAAGGAATGTGACTAACGGGTACAGACTTGATGGAACATTAAAGTAGCTAGTGATATATCCGATCGCTTAGTTTattctttaattgtttttaatacaAAACGATAATTGGCAATAGTGATCTTGGCCAGTCAAGACCAAGGTACTTAGTATATACTTGGAAAAGGTTGATCTTTTATATGGAATATAACAGTTATTTATGCTCATCTCACACAGGTTACTGATATCAGTCACAGGGATTTTGTGTAAGACCTTGTGTAGTGGGCTTTTATGACAGCTCCGGATATAATCATCTGCTTGGAATTTTTTAGATGATGCATCAGCCAACATAACTTAACTTGCTTGAGTAATTTCAAGATTAACATTTCCACATGTATTAAGCCACTTCAATCCTTCCTGTATGTAAATTATAACGTGTTATttgggctgagggtaggtaagatagatttttaaaaaatcctatgacaataactgggaatgatctcgctggacaagagctgagggttaaaagtaggtaagggatattctgtataaccttttagtatcaatattgcaaaccatagtgcccaacaaaagacagagagagagagagagagagagagagagagagagagagagagagagagagagagagagagagagaacaaaagtgccttccatagagacaggcagggggtgtgggtgggggatgatgggagggaacctggggacactgagactggaaaatgtacactggtggagggatgggtatgagCTACTGTATGTCAGAAGTCcaatgatgaacagctttgtaaaattaatttaacttGAACTCAAAAAAGTACAACTTCACATTTGCACATGTGCATAAGCCTCACCAGAACCCTCACCAAATTCTAGCAcccttaaaaaagaataaaaaattataatgtgtTAGCCCTAAAGGTGCAGAACAGTGCACCAAAGTAGCCATCATTAGGCCACTCTTTGAGCTCTCTGACAATTTAATTTTGgtattgaactatttttttttccaaactcaGTGAAATCAGTTTTACATTTGAACTttcagggttttgttttattttgttttgaggccatagctggctgtgttcagggcttacatctgggtctgtacttagggatcactcctgggtgaccgtatgtggtgccag
The nucleotide sequence above comes from Sorex araneus isolate mSorAra2 chromosome 1, mSorAra2.pri, whole genome shotgun sequence. Encoded proteins:
- the NIPSNAP3A gene encoding protein NipSnap homolog 3A, producing MLALRRSLARALAARTPPTPQVCSSFATGPRQCDGTCYEFRTYYIKPPKMNEFLENFKNNVHLRTAHSELIGYWSVEFGGRLNKVFHIWKYDNFAHRTEVRKALAKDKKWQEQFLIPNLALMDKQESEIMYLVPWCKLEKPPKEGVYELVTFQMKPGGPALWGEPFQRAVNAHVNLGYSKLIGVFHTEYGSLNRVHVLWWNESADSRAMGRHRSHEDPRVVAAVRESVNYLVSQQNMLLIPTSFSPLK